In Candidatus Hydrogenedentota bacterium, the following are encoded in one genomic region:
- a CDS encoding metallophosphoesterase, translating into MRRCPVLLLVLAAVAARADGPAKGVIYADANANGVRDAAEAGLPGVVVANGRDVAVTDADGAWSLPVTDDTALFVVKPTDYAVPVDAHQRPRHYYLHKPAGSPPGDAAPGVDPTGPLPDSVDFGLIPRPEPRAFDVVVFSDPQARGITEVNYVARDVVPELVGTDAAFGVTLGDTVADDPGLFREVSEAVGTVGIPWYWVFGNHDGNRSAKEDRHADETFERFFGPATYAFWHGGVFFFAFRNMELNADGKLENRFRADDLALLRACLAQVPEEALVVLMMHVPLPAAKNCRELYALVQDRPRVFSMSGHTHEQAHLFLDASRGWKGAEPHHHYIAGTVSGAWWVGERDETGIPHATMNDGGPNGYAVVSFDGADYRVRYQAARRPAGYQMNVYCPDELLRAEAAGAEVTVNFFAGSERCRLDMTLDGGATWLPMERFTGTDPECARMRAMNPHRLDGVWGWDVDEPARTGHLWRARLPERMEPGTHLLTVRATDLFGQTHTGRRVVRILETPRPE; encoded by the coding sequence ATGAGAAGATGCCCAGTCCTGCTTCTGGTCCTCGCCGCCGTCGCTGCCCGCGCGGACGGCCCCGCGAAAGGCGTTATTTACGCGGATGCGAACGCCAACGGCGTCCGGGACGCGGCCGAGGCCGGCCTCCCCGGCGTCGTGGTCGCCAACGGCCGCGACGTGGCCGTGACAGACGCGGATGGGGCCTGGTCCCTGCCGGTCACGGACGACACGGCCCTGTTCGTCGTCAAGCCGACGGATTACGCCGTGCCCGTGGACGCCCACCAGCGGCCCCGCCACTATTATCTGCACAAGCCCGCGGGCTCGCCGCCGGGCGACGCCGCCCCGGGCGTGGACCCCACGGGGCCCCTGCCGGACTCCGTGGACTTCGGCCTCATCCCCAGGCCCGAGCCGCGCGCCTTCGACGTGGTCGTGTTCAGCGACCCCCAGGCCCGCGGCATCACGGAGGTGAACTATGTCGCCCGCGACGTGGTGCCCGAGCTGGTCGGCACGGACGCCGCCTTCGGCGTCACCCTGGGCGACACCGTCGCGGACGACCCCGGCCTCTTCAGGGAGGTCAGCGAGGCCGTCGGCACCGTGGGCATCCCCTGGTACTGGGTCTTCGGCAACCACGACGGCAACCGCAGCGCAAAGGAGGACCGCCACGCCGACGAGACCTTCGAGCGCTTTTTCGGCCCCGCCACCTATGCCTTCTGGCACGGCGGCGTCTTCTTCTTCGCCTTCCGCAACATGGAGCTGAACGCGGACGGCAAGCTCGAGAACCGCTTCCGCGCGGACGACCTGGCGCTGCTGCGCGCGTGCCTGGCGCAGGTGCCGGAGGAGGCGCTCGTGGTCCTGATGATGCACGTGCCCCTGCCCGCCGCCAAGAACTGCCGGGAACTCTACGCCCTCGTGCAGGACCGGCCCCGCGTCTTCTCGATGTCCGGCCACACCCACGAGCAGGCCCACCTCTTCCTGGACGCGTCCCGCGGATGGAAGGGCGCCGAACCGCACCACCACTACATCGCGGGCACCGTGTCCGGCGCGTGGTGGGTGGGCGAGCGCGACGAGACCGGCATCCCCCACGCCACCATGAACGACGGCGGGCCCAACGGCTACGCCGTCGTCTCCTTCGACGGCGCGGACTACCGCGTCCGCTACCAGGCCGCGCGGCGGCCTGCCGGATACCAGATGAACGTCTACTGCCCCGACGAGCTGCTCCGGGCGGAGGCGGCGGGCGCGGAGGTCACGGTCAACTTCTTCGCCGGGTCCGAACGCTGCCGCCTCGACATGACCCTGGACGGCGGCGCAACCTGGCTGCCCATGGAGCGCTTCACCGGCACCGACCCCGAATGCGCCCGCATGCGCGCCATGAACCCCCACCGCCTCGACGGGGTCTGGGGGTGGGACGTGGACGAGCCGGCCCGCACCGGCCACCTCTGGCGCGCCCGGCTGCCCGAGAGAATGGAGCCCGGCACCCACCTCCTCACCGTCCGCGCCACCGACCTCTTCGGACAAACCCACACCGGCCGCCGCGTGGTCCGCATCCTGGAGACGCCCCGGCCCGAGTGA
- a CDS encoding GxxExxY protein yields MDGHNAREGLKYRHITEAVIGCAFEVINELGAGFLESVYEKALLVALHQKGLSAAAQCPIRVLFRGESVGDFYADLLVEGKVLVELKAVKALIPEHQAQVINYLNATGIEVGLLINFGSPSLDFKRLTRKRRPDTDGQDF; encoded by the coding sequence ATGGACGGACATAATGCGCGGGAGGGACTTAAGTACCGGCACATTACGGAGGCGGTGATCGGTTGCGCGTTTGAGGTGATCAACGAGCTGGGCGCGGGGTTTCTGGAGTCGGTCTATGAGAAGGCGCTGCTCGTGGCCCTGCACCAGAAGGGCCTGTCCGCCGCTGCCCAGTGCCCCATTCGCGTTTTGTTCCGCGGGGAGTCCGTCGGTGACTTCTATGCCGATCTGCTGGTCGAGGGGAAGGTGCTTGTTGAGCTCAAGGCCGTCAAGGCCCTCATCCCGGAGCATCAGGCCCAGGTCATCAACTATCTCAACGCCACGGGCATCGAGGTCGGCCTGCTCATCAACTTCGGCAGCCCGTCCCTGGATTTCAAGCGCCTGACTCGGAAGAGGCGGCCTGACACGGACGGGCAGGATTTCTGA
- a CDS encoding alpha/beta fold hydrolase has protein sequence MTAPTGKCVPFAALVCVLAGVFAAAEAPAEKVAAGSETVVLLHGMGRTRASMWLMEVRLRSAGYTVLNFPYSAKATTMDLLSDDLRAFLAEKVETPVYHLIGHSLGNIILRNGFKRGYPPGLGRIVMLAPPNRPADMARAFKDNPIYRWFTGDSGQQLASEEFYETLPVPPGEFAVIAGDRGQRLTFKEPNDGVVTVESTKLEGMKAWALVHHAHTFIMNSRQVALLCMQFLRHGNFDLPPGLAEDQGEMAGDSHHLTPDDPADD, from the coding sequence ATGACGGCACCCACCGGAAAATGCGTGCCCTTTGCGGCGCTTGTATGCGTCCTGGCGGGCGTGTTTGCCGCCGCGGAGGCGCCCGCGGAGAAGGTCGCGGCGGGGTCGGAGACCGTGGTTCTGCTCCACGGCATGGGCCGCACCCGGGCCTCCATGTGGCTGATGGAGGTGAGGCTGCGGTCCGCCGGGTACACCGTCCTCAATTTCCCCTACAGCGCCAAGGCCACCACCATGGACCTGCTGTCGGACGACCTGCGCGCCTTCCTCGCCGAGAAGGTGGAGACCCCGGTGTACCACCTCATCGGGCACTCCCTGGGAAACATCATCCTCCGCAACGGGTTCAAGAGGGGGTATCCCCCGGGGCTGGGCCGCATCGTGATGCTGGCGCCGCCCAACCGGCCCGCCGACATGGCCCGCGCGTTCAAGGACAACCCGATCTACCGGTGGTTCACGGGGGACAGCGGGCAGCAGCTCGCCTCCGAGGAGTTTTACGAGACCCTGCCCGTGCCGCCGGGGGAGTTTGCGGTCATCGCGGGCGACCGCGGCCAGCGGCTGACCTTCAAGGAGCCGAATGACGGCGTGGTCACCGTGGAAAGCACCAAGCTGGAGGGGATGAAGGCCTGGGCGCTGGTCCACCACGCGCACACCTTCATCATGAACAGCCGCCAGGTGGCGCTGCTGTGCATGCAGTTCCTGCGGCACGGCAACTTCGACCTGCCCCCCGGCCTCGCCGAGGACCAGGGCGAGATGGCCGGCGACTCCCACCACCTCACCCCGGACGACCCCGCCGACGACTGA
- a CDS encoding fructosamine kinase family protein, whose translation MSAWTRRTEEVLGAAVASFAPLAGGCVGEVYRARLSDGRDIVVKVDGRAEPRLDVEGRMLSLLAETGAIPVPEVLHAEPRLLAMTLLPGESRFSRVAEAHAAELLAALHNVRGAAHGLPWDTLIGGLPQPNAPCASWVDFYRERRLLHMAGRALEEGALPRGMHRRLAAFCGRLDAWLEEPEHPSLLHGDVWTTNVLARDGRITGFLDPAVHFGHPEVELAFITLFNTFGAAFFDAYTALRPLRPGFFELRRDIYTLYPLLVHVRLFGASYLSGVDNTLRRHGF comes from the coding sequence GTGAGCGCCTGGACGCGCCGGACGGAAGAGGTGCTGGGGGCGGCCGTGGCCTCCTTCGCGCCCCTGGCCGGGGGCTGCGTGGGCGAGGTGTACCGCGCGCGCCTTTCCGACGGCCGCGACATCGTGGTGAAGGTGGACGGCCGCGCCGAGCCCCGGCTGGACGTCGAGGGGCGCATGCTTTCCCTGCTCGCGGAGACGGGGGCCATTCCCGTGCCGGAGGTGCTGCACGCCGAGCCGCGCCTGCTGGCCATGACCCTGCTGCCCGGCGAGAGCCGGTTTTCCCGCGTCGCGGAGGCCCACGCCGCCGAACTGCTGGCCGCGCTCCACAATGTGCGCGGCGCGGCGCACGGGCTGCCCTGGGACACCCTCATCGGCGGGCTGCCGCAGCCCAACGCGCCCTGCGCGTCGTGGGTGGACTTCTACCGGGAGCGGCGGCTGCTTCACATGGCCGGCCGGGCGCTGGAGGAGGGCGCGCTCCCGCGCGGGATGCACCGGCGGCTGGCGGCCTTTTGCGGGCGGCTCGACGCGTGGCTGGAGGAGCCGGAGCACCCCTCGCTCCTGCACGGGGATGTGTGGACGACCAACGTGCTCGCCCGGGACGGGCGCATCACGGGATTCCTGGACCCCGCGGTCCACTTCGGCCATCCGGAGGTGGAGCTGGCCTTCATCACGCTGTTTAACACCTTTGGGGCGGCCTTTTTCGACGCCTACACCGCGCTGCGCCCGCTGCGGCCGGGCTTTTTCGAGCTGCGGCGGGACATCTACACCCTGTACCCCCTGCTGGTGCATGTCCGGCTTTTCGGGGCGTCCTACCTTTCCGGAGTGGACAACACCCTGCGCCGCCACGGCTTCTGA
- a CDS encoding low molecular weight phosphotyrosine protein phosphatase: MKKVLFVCLGNICRSPSAEGMFRALLVRRGLEGRFGADSAGTGNWHAGATPDPRAQAAARKRGVDLSGLRARSVSPDDFARFDLVAGMDENNVEDLLESCPPALRGRVRLFTEFTASRPEGGVADPYYGGPEGFDRMMDLIQEGVEGVLAHLEALEEGAG, encoded by the coding sequence GTGAAAAAGGTGCTGTTTGTCTGTCTGGGAAACATCTGCCGGAGCCCCTCCGCCGAGGGGATGTTCCGGGCGCTGCTTGTGCGGCGCGGGCTTGAGGGGCGCTTCGGCGCCGACTCCGCGGGCACGGGCAACTGGCATGCCGGCGCCACTCCGGACCCCCGCGCCCAGGCGGCGGCCCGCAAGCGGGGGGTGGACCTTTCCGGGCTGCGCGCCCGCTCCGTGTCCCCGGACGATTTTGCGCGCTTCGATTTGGTCGCCGGCATGGACGAGAACAACGTCGAGGATCTGCTGGAAAGCTGCCCCCCCGCGCTGAGGGGCCGGGTGCGCCTGTTCACCGAGTTCACCGCGTCCCGGCCGGAGGGCGGCGTGGCCGACCCCTACTACGGCGGCCCCGAGGGCTTTGACCGGATGATGGACCTGATTCAGGAGGGGGTGGAGGGCGTGCTGGCGCATCTGGAGGCCCTGGAGGAGGGCGCGGGGTGA
- a CDS encoding integration host factor subunit beta yields MTKRELVIEIADKLGFTQGEVAVVVQAMLDTVVDTLARGDRLEVRNFGVFETKSRNARSGRNPRTGASVAISRKRVVTFKPGKAIKELVDAAGRETPAPDGEA; encoded by the coding sequence TTGACCAAGCGGGAACTCGTCATCGAAATCGCCGACAAGCTGGGGTTCACCCAGGGGGAGGTGGCGGTCGTGGTCCAGGCCATGCTCGACACCGTGGTGGACACGCTGGCGCGGGGGGACCGCCTCGAGGTGCGGAATTTCGGCGTTTTTGAGACCAAGAGCCGCAATGCCCGCTCGGGCCGCAACCCGCGGACCGGCGCGTCCGTCGCCATCTCCCGCAAGCGGGTCGTGACCTTCAAGCCCGGCAAGGCCATCAAGGAACTGGTGGACGCCGCCGGCCGCGAGACCCCGGCGCCGGACGGAGAGGCCTGA